In Spirosoma aureum, a single genomic region encodes these proteins:
- a CDS encoding family 43 glycosylhydrolase, translated as MKQYRFIVPIGLSLLLMLSSGWLHPNVVDEKEPRKMMYGDRSRLGRPYAKDPHVVKFKGRYLMYFSVPAYTDSNGVKQGWGIGIAESRNLIDWQKIAEIPPVADYERAGICAPGALLKDGQVHLFYQTYGGGPKDAICHAWSEDGIHFKRNETNPIFRPTGLWNCGRAIDAEVYRFKNQYFLYFATRDPAYKTQILGVAATPLTTSFNRNEWKQLSIDGPILKPELAWEGECIEGASVIERQGELVMFYAGAYNNWPQQIGIAHSKDGLHWERMQTEPFLKNGMPGSWNASESGHPHIFEDHNRQTYLFYQGNNDKGRTWLLSNEKLTWQGALPLLQ; from the coding sequence ATGAAACAATATCGATTTATAGTGCCGATTGGCCTTAGCCTTCTTCTGATGTTGAGTAGCGGCTGGCTGCATCCAAATGTCGTTGATGAAAAAGAACCTCGCAAGATGATGTACGGCGATCGCTCCCGACTGGGCCGACCGTATGCCAAAGATCCGCACGTGGTAAAATTCAAAGGCCGTTATCTGATGTATTTTTCGGTACCGGCCTATACTGATTCGAACGGGGTAAAACAGGGTTGGGGCATTGGCATTGCGGAAAGCCGGAATCTGATCGACTGGCAAAAAATTGCGGAAATTCCGCCCGTTGCCGACTATGAAAGAGCGGGCATCTGCGCGCCCGGTGCTTTGCTGAAGGATGGACAAGTCCACCTGTTTTACCAGACATACGGGGGAGGGCCTAAAGATGCCATCTGCCATGCATGGTCGGAAGATGGCATCCACTTCAAGCGCAATGAAACAAACCCAATTTTCCGCCCGACGGGTTTGTGGAACTGCGGTCGGGCGATTGATGCCGAAGTGTATCGGTTTAAAAACCAGTATTTTCTCTACTTTGCTACCCGTGATCCGGCGTATAAAACCCAGATTCTGGGCGTAGCTGCAACCCCGTTGACAACCTCCTTTAATCGGAACGAATGGAAACAACTCTCCATCGACGGCCCGATTCTAAAGCCGGAACTCGCCTGGGAAGGCGAGTGTATTGAAGGCGCTTCGGTGATCGAGCGCCAGGGAGAGCTAGTGATGTTTTATGCGGGTGCCTACAATAACTGGCCGCAGCAGATCGGCATCGCACACAGTAAGGACGGCCTGCACTGGGAGCGAATGCAGACAGAACCTTTTCTGAAAAATGGTATGCCGGGCAGTTGGAATGCCAGTGAATCGGGTCACCCGCACATTTTTGAAGACCATAACCGACAAACCTATTTATTTTATCAGGGCAATAATGATAAAGGCCGCACCTGGCTATTATCCAATGAAAAACTGACCTGGCAGGGAGCCCTCCCGCTCCTACAGTAG
- a CDS encoding fibronectin type III domain-containing protein, producing MNRIFTGILSWLLLSVFSSQMQAQTSPALQPQCGTEDLTPQQIRALVQQGNLALERKRASGAAFTAITYMPIRPHILRQSDGSGGFSLANLNQAMAITNSYYLSNGYGIQFYFAGTTPDYIDNDALFSSFPYPEGSAVDGRDATNAMNQYYVNRFSTSTVGGFAYYPANATYSTRSFIMTGVVGPIEDVGNRVMPHELGHNFNLYHTFGNNNGNATTTELVTRGAGANCATDGDLICDTPADPYNKVGAYLTTGTGCPQYDPNSTARDANGEPYSPSITNIMSYYYPCTHDFTPGQYDRMQAGLALRQTHTAYSLDAPPTDVPAPSNLRISLNGSLVTLTWQDNATNEMGYFIERSPSPTTGFIPIWGVEPNATTFTDTRATAPNHYYYRVRPSNTTTGSLSSLIDVTLSGLTTSITGTTALLNWPAAGAGATYEVQWRVVDSPTWNTIPNLIENRVSIYGLAPNTTYEWRVRTTGSDNYEGPISFSIPCQVPAYPYSYPARASANLSWSTSVPGQTYSLRWRAVGDPNWTVVPNLGSTTGYYSLTGLQPSTAYEWQVQGVCSPTVSSDFTTLQTFSTLSCLAPSSLQVSNVLSSSAYLYWSLNYYETGRTTELRYRAVGTTDWTVVSSLTTTAYSVSGLTNNTLYEWQAKSFCLGGQQSDFSASNYFTTVCAIPQGLNNNTTATATRLSWYINGSAEPGNTYELQYRAVGSGVWSTISNLGVTNYSLTGLPTNVTYEWRVRQACSANAQSEYSAMASFTTRCNPVTTSNAYVSYVTSSSAQFFWYVSNEAGTTYEIRYRPLGSSNWTTTVSNLTATTTGGSFDATGLPNNTTFEWQIRTTCSPSVSSDFTSGPYFTTQCRTPVGLSLYSATVTGASLSWNPMGIGVTYDLRYRRTGTTDWTEMNNLSTNYSALSSLLSGTGYEWQVRTKCPDGQYSGYSAIASFVTYPCGIPGSGTYDITENSATLGWYFFNGASDTRAEIRWRSVGATDWTTVSSLTISTNNLSTYSLTNLASSTQYEWQVRALCSPTESSAFSSSIAFQTKAACEQMYTVKSGYWNDLSVWSCGRAPMATDSVHLKHAVIIPQSYLAAVRRIIYDVSVPVTWMSGARLLLNQ from the coding sequence ATGAATCGAATCTTTACCGGTATTCTCAGTTGGTTGCTCTTGTCTGTCTTTAGTAGCCAAATGCAGGCACAAACGTCTCCAGCTTTACAACCGCAATGCGGTACGGAGGACCTCACTCCACAACAGATACGCGCACTGGTGCAACAGGGTAACTTGGCCCTGGAACGCAAACGAGCCTCGGGAGCGGCCTTCACTGCCATCACTTATATGCCCATTCGACCTCACATCCTTCGCCAAAGTGATGGCTCTGGCGGCTTTTCACTGGCCAATTTAAATCAGGCCATGGCGATTACCAATAGTTACTACCTCTCAAATGGCTATGGTATTCAATTCTACTTCGCCGGTACCACACCTGATTACATCGACAATGATGCGTTGTTCAGCAGCTTCCCATATCCTGAAGGGTCAGCGGTAGACGGTCGGGACGCGACCAATGCGATGAACCAATATTATGTAAATCGGTTTTCAACCTCAACTGTAGGCGGATTCGCTTATTATCCCGCCAATGCCACCTACTCAACCCGTTCATTTATCATGACCGGCGTGGTCGGGCCAATTGAGGATGTGGGCAATCGGGTGATGCCGCATGAATTAGGCCATAACTTTAACCTCTACCATACGTTTGGCAATAATAATGGAAATGCAACTACAACTGAGCTAGTCACGCGAGGAGCCGGAGCCAACTGCGCGACCGATGGTGATTTAATCTGTGATACCCCCGCCGATCCCTACAATAAGGTAGGCGCTTACCTGACTACTGGAACGGGTTGTCCTCAATACGATCCAAACAGCACCGCCCGCGATGCTAACGGAGAACCCTACTCGCCCTCGATCACCAATATCATGTCGTACTATTATCCCTGTACGCATGACTTTACTCCCGGTCAGTATGATCGGATGCAGGCAGGCTTAGCCCTCCGCCAGACCCATACCGCTTACTCGCTCGATGCCCCACCCACCGATGTCCCGGCGCCCAGTAACTTACGCATCAGCCTGAATGGCTCTTTAGTGACCTTGACCTGGCAGGACAATGCGACGAATGAAATGGGCTATTTCATCGAACGCTCTCCATCGCCTACTACGGGATTTATTCCCATTTGGGGTGTAGAGCCGAATGCCACAACCTTCACCGATACGCGCGCTACAGCACCAAACCACTATTATTATCGGGTACGTCCCTCGAATACAACGACGGGCAGTCTTAGTTCACTAATTGATGTCACCCTGTCAGGGTTAACCACATCTATCACTGGAACTACCGCCCTCTTAAACTGGCCTGCCGCCGGTGCGGGTGCTACTTATGAAGTACAGTGGCGGGTTGTGGATAGCCCGACCTGGAATACAATCCCCAATCTGATAGAAAACAGGGTGAGTATTTACGGATTAGCCCCCAACACCACCTATGAATGGCGGGTCAGAACGACGGGTAGTGATAACTATGAGGGGCCTATTAGTTTCAGCATACCCTGTCAGGTACCCGCCTATCCATATTCGTACCCGGCCCGTGCATCGGCCAATCTCAGTTGGAGCACGTCAGTTCCCGGCCAGACCTATAGCCTGCGCTGGCGTGCGGTAGGCGATCCAAACTGGACTGTCGTCCCTAATTTGGGATCGACTACAGGATACTATTCGTTAACGGGCTTACAGCCTTCAACCGCCTACGAATGGCAGGTGCAGGGCGTCTGTTCACCAACGGTGAGTTCTGACTTTACGACACTCCAGACCTTTTCAACCTTATCCTGTCTGGCACCTTCCTCCTTACAGGTATCCAATGTATTGTCTTCCTCAGCATACCTATACTGGTCACTCAACTATTACGAAACAGGTCGTACGACTGAGCTTAGGTATCGAGCGGTGGGAACAACCGACTGGACAGTGGTCAGTAGCTTAACCACGACGGCTTATTCTGTGAGTGGATTGACCAATAACACCCTATACGAATGGCAGGCGAAGAGTTTTTGTCTCGGTGGGCAACAGTCTGATTTTTCGGCATCCAATTACTTTACCACTGTATGTGCTATCCCTCAAGGTCTCAACAACAATACAACGGCTACAGCTACCCGCTTATCCTGGTACATCAATGGGAGTGCCGAGCCAGGCAATACCTACGAGCTCCAGTATCGAGCCGTGGGTAGCGGGGTATGGAGCACGATCAGTAATCTGGGTGTTACCAATTATAGCTTAACGGGTCTTCCCACCAATGTGACTTACGAGTGGCGGGTCCGCCAGGCGTGTTCAGCGAATGCTCAATCGGAGTACTCGGCAATGGCTAGCTTCACCACCCGGTGTAATCCTGTCACGACGAGTAATGCCTATGTCTCCTATGTTACCTCATCATCGGCCCAGTTCTTCTGGTATGTAAGTAATGAAGCTGGTACCACCTACGAAATCAGGTATCGTCCTCTGGGTTCTTCCAATTGGACAACCACCGTCAGCAACCTGACGGCCACCACGACAGGCGGTAGTTTTGATGCAACTGGTTTACCCAACAATACCACCTTTGAGTGGCAAATCAGAACGACCTGCTCGCCTTCGGTTAGCTCGGACTTCACGAGTGGGCCTTACTTTACGACCCAATGCCGAACGCCGGTAGGACTCAGCCTTTATTCCGCCACCGTTACAGGCGCATCGCTGAGCTGGAACCCCATGGGAATTGGGGTTACCTATGATCTGCGATACCGGCGGACAGGTACCACCGACTGGACAGAGATGAACAATCTGTCTACGAACTATAGTGCACTCAGTAGCCTCTTAAGTGGTACTGGTTATGAGTGGCAGGTGCGGACAAAATGCCCGGATGGGCAATATTCGGGCTACTCGGCGATCGCTAGTTTTGTGACGTATCCATGTGGTATCCCAGGTTCGGGTACGTACGATATAACCGAAAATTCAGCGACACTGGGCTGGTATTTTTTTAATGGGGCCAGTGATACACGCGCCGAAATCCGCTGGCGTTCCGTAGGAGCTACAGACTGGACGACAGTTAGTAGTCTTACCATTAGTACCAATAATCTGAGTACCTATAGCTTAACGAATTTAGCTAGCTCGACTCAATACGAATGGCAAGTGAGAGCACTGTGCTCGCCGACTGAAAGTTCCGCCTTTTCAAGTTCAATAGCCTTTCAGACCAAAGCAGCCTGTGAACAGATGTATACCGTTAAAAGCGGTTACTGGAACGATTTGAGCGTTTGGTCCTGTGGCCGTGCGCCAATGGCTACGGATAGCGTGCATCTGAAGCATGCGGTTATCATTCCTCAAAGTTATCTGGCCGCGGTTCGCCGTATTATTTACGACGTTTCGGTTCCTGTAACATGGATGAGTGGGGCTCGTTTACTACTAAATCAGTAA
- a CDS encoding PQQ-dependent sugar dehydrogenase, with protein sequence MKIIYNWIDHRVNRSKLHATYSKSAGLLAVFLVLFFVERLQAQTFPTGFSQVQVVNGIRNPTAMVFAPDGRVFVTQQGGALRVIKNGSLLTAPLVKLTVDSTGERGLIGVVLDPAFSTNQYIYLYYTVPGTPAHNRISRFTATGDVVVSGSETVILDIDPLSGATNHNGGAMGFGKDGKLYVGIGENAFRDNAQNLDTHLGKILRINPDGSPPADNPFPTGTNQRKLVWAYGLRNPYTIAIQPGTGRVFVNDVGEGSWEEINEATAGGLNFGWPDAEGTSTNSAFTNPVYAYPHGTGDGKGCAITGGTFFSPVSTNYPSNLIGRYFYQDLCNNWINNIDLSVTPAGRSAFATSLPGNSLSMLTGPDGNLYYLSRNTGALNKIIYTPSTPDLTPNLLLPQANFPAGSSVANFVVGIYEGNGFPTSSGNVVITLTAPIGYSLAFNPSITSITISGGTGSPTTVTNTSWTVTSSQNNQISLVMKSGQFIGAGGNVNIGFSLTRTSANSNSAANLTVSVADDATNAYDSNITNNIYARIITAL encoded by the coding sequence ATGAAAATTATTTACAACTGGATTGACCATCGCGTCAATCGGAGCAAGCTGCATGCTACTTATTCTAAAAGCGCAGGGTTACTTGCCGTTTTTCTAGTTCTATTTTTTGTTGAAAGGCTACAAGCTCAAACCTTTCCGACCGGCTTTAGCCAGGTGCAGGTAGTCAATGGTATTAGAAACCCGACCGCTATGGTGTTTGCTCCAGACGGTCGGGTGTTCGTTACCCAGCAAGGAGGTGCCTTACGTGTCATTAAAAACGGAAGCTTATTGACTGCTCCTCTTGTGAAATTGACCGTTGACTCGACCGGTGAACGGGGTCTTATCGGTGTTGTATTGGATCCTGCCTTTTCAACAAATCAATACATCTATCTCTATTATACCGTTCCAGGCACTCCTGCTCATAACCGTATCAGTCGATTTACCGCAACTGGTGATGTCGTTGTGTCGGGCAGTGAGACGGTGATTTTGGATATAGACCCCTTAAGTGGAGCCACCAATCACAATGGTGGTGCCATGGGTTTCGGAAAAGACGGTAAGCTCTACGTCGGCATAGGAGAAAATGCGTTTCGGGATAACGCACAAAACCTGGATACTCATCTCGGTAAGATTCTTCGTATTAATCCCGATGGGAGCCCACCTGCCGATAATCCGTTTCCCACTGGAACTAATCAGCGTAAACTAGTGTGGGCCTATGGTTTACGTAACCCTTATACGATTGCCATTCAGCCTGGAACGGGGAGGGTCTTCGTTAATGACGTTGGGGAAGGGTCATGGGAGGAAATTAACGAAGCCACTGCTGGAGGGCTGAATTTTGGCTGGCCGGACGCCGAAGGAACAAGTACCAATTCAGCCTTTACCAATCCTGTTTATGCTTATCCGCATGGGACGGGTGACGGTAAAGGATGCGCTATTACGGGCGGCACCTTTTTCAGTCCAGTCAGTACGAACTATCCCTCCAATTTAATTGGTCGCTACTTTTATCAGGACCTCTGTAATAACTGGATAAACAACATTGACCTATCTGTTACCCCTGCCGGACGATCTGCCTTTGCCACCAGTTTACCCGGCAATTCACTGAGTATGTTAACGGGTCCTGATGGTAATCTTTATTATCTGAGCCGGAATACCGGTGCACTCAATAAAATAATATATACACCCTCAACCCCTGACTTAACGCCTAATTTACTTTTGCCACAAGCTAACTTCCCTGCCGGGAGCAGTGTCGCTAACTTTGTGGTAGGGATTTATGAAGGAAATGGATTTCCAACCTCGAGTGGCAACGTAGTGATCACCCTTACAGCTCCTATTGGTTATTCACTCGCTTTTAACCCTTCCATTACCAGTATCACTATCTCGGGCGGTACGGGAAGTCCAACAACAGTGACGAATACGAGCTGGACCGTGACCAGTTCACAAAACAATCAGATTTCATTAGTGATGAAATCTGGCCAGTTCATCGGAGCCGGTGGCAATGTAAATATTGGTTTTAGCCTCACTCGAACCAGTGCTAACTCAAATAGTGCGGCTAACCTTACTGTTAGTGTCGCTGATGATGCTACCAATGCCTATGATAGCAATATAACGAATAATATTTATGCTCGTATCATTACGGCACTTTAA
- a CDS encoding FG-GAP-like repeat-containing protein, whose protein sequence is MASFLPFVYRQRLMTDCRTQVFWLACLLGGGFLITPSRLVAQCFLPATNYGVGSQPRSVTVRDVNADGFLDLISANNSSNNVSVLLGKVDGGFASAINYPVGNNPRSVVAGDVNGDGRPDLITANTTGNNVSVLLGNGAGSFAAAVNFPVGTAPSSVAMSDINADGHPDLITANTTSNTVSVLLGDGAGSFAVPVNYPVGDSPFSVCVGDVYGDGKISIVTANGFSDNVSILPGQGDGSFRPAVNWAVGSGPTGVVLSNINGDFNPDIITANSIDNSVTVLRGQLGGVFVRTNYPVGNVPFSVTVSDVNADGFLDLISANNFSDNVSVLLGNGAGSFAAASNYAVDNQPNFVVVSDLNADGRPDIITANGGSNNISVLYGSTPVVITQQPASSATVATGSNLRVPVGISGTPTSLQWYNQTGIVSGQTSATLTLNSVNISQSGSYSLVATSGCNSLTTNAFALTVVNPPSAPTVITPANGGVFADNTPECSGTAPANTTILVYIDNVLSGTTTAGQTGNWTYSPTTPLTEVVHTVHAIAQLNGLNSVLSNTNSFRIDTTPPETSFSTTPPLITNSTSAVFRFSNSEGGSTFQFSLDGSEYEQISFSNQPYSRLLEGEHTFRVRAVDVAGNVDPTPATYTWTIDTTPPSVSITSSAGPSGSSITGPVTLTIAFSEAVTDFVLSDIFVDIATLADLITMDNITYTVTLTPTSAGRINVGVQEERAQDAAGNPNLASFVYALQYTPGPSLSGFAPLSGTLCTGSPLTFTATVGNLTGAYTYTLTNGQDTPTIGSSSTGAFQQTLTASGSGSQSYTLTVSANGVNASASTTVQVNPLPQANLQNNGPITCAQTSVTLTANGGSTYSFSGPSGVIASLANTAIVNQQGVYSVTVVASSGCSATATTTVSSNTALAAPSLQASATSTSNQPISVTASGCGGTINWFPQGGAGQATGNIYTFSQPGNYTLTATCSVGSCTSPQASPVSLQILPGGFAITKVTMVNCTLIDEAKGGYQVQFTPQYTGQNSNPISFSVVNEMPTTTAPAPYSLKLYNDNPVITLVANQAGNPEARFAYNWLASCQTGNNPSSPPTTSGIPNQTILVGQAYQLQLTNYFSDPDGQSLTFSATGLPAGLSLTGSLISGTPSTSGVSSVQITALDPGGLPAQTSFQLTVNPMPSTPAGFTIVGVSTVSCEVVSAGQRRVTFTPQYGGVDNSPISFSVVNEMPATINPGPYSLNLYTDNPSITLSAKQGATTATYLYNWLAVCTAPTRVGVAEAGAGLQVTVLGNPVEGKSVEVEIRGIAGQAVQLNLVDMQGKVLHQQRLEEAASLERVSVPIGTGKGIILLHVNTTTEHQQVKLLKP, encoded by the coding sequence ATGGCCTCTTTTCTACCGTTTGTTTATCGTCAGCGGCTGATGACCGATTGCCGGACACAAGTGTTCTGGCTGGCTTGTTTACTAGGGGGTGGGTTCTTAATAACTCCCTCCAGGCTTGTTGCCCAATGCTTTCTACCCGCTACCAATTATGGAGTAGGCAGCCAACCCCGATCGGTGACGGTGAGAGATGTCAACGCCGATGGTTTTCTTGATCTCATTTCAGCTAATAATTCTAGTAACAATGTTTCCGTGCTGTTGGGGAAAGTAGATGGAGGGTTTGCGTCAGCGATTAACTACCCGGTAGGGAATAATCCGCGATCAGTAGTGGCCGGGGATGTGAATGGAGATGGACGACCCGATCTCATTACGGCCAATACTACCGGTAACAATGTATCGGTGCTGCTGGGAAATGGAGCCGGAAGCTTTGCGGCTGCCGTCAATTTCCCAGTGGGGACTGCACCTTCTTCAGTAGCGATGAGTGATATCAACGCCGATGGTCATCCAGATCTCATCACGGCCAATACTACCAGTAACACGGTGTCGGTACTGCTGGGAGATGGAGCCGGAAGCTTTGCGGTTCCTGTGAACTATCCAGTAGGGGATTCTCCATTTTCGGTCTGTGTGGGGGATGTCTATGGAGATGGTAAAATCAGTATAGTCACGGCGAATGGTTTTAGTGACAACGTATCGATACTCCCTGGACAGGGGGATGGAAGCTTCCGTCCGGCAGTAAACTGGGCCGTTGGGAGCGGGCCTACCGGCGTAGTATTGAGTAATATCAACGGCGATTTCAATCCCGATATCATCACCGCCAATTCAATTGATAATTCCGTAACGGTACTGCGTGGGCAACTTGGAGGAGTCTTTGTGAGAACCAACTACCCCGTTGGGAATGTGCCTTTTAGTGTGACGGTGAGTGATGTCAACGCCGATGGTTTTCTTGATCTCATTTCAGCTAATAATTTTAGTGACAATGTATCGGTGCTGCTGGGAAATGGAGCCGGAAGCTTTGCGGCTGCTAGCAATTACGCTGTAGATAATCAACCTAATTTTGTTGTGGTCAGTGATCTTAACGCTGACGGTCGTCCCGATATCATTACCGCCAATGGGGGCAGTAACAATATCTCGGTGCTATATGGCAGTACGCCGGTAGTCATCACCCAGCAGCCTGCCAGCAGTGCCACCGTAGCGACCGGATCCAATTTGCGGGTACCGGTGGGCATCAGTGGAACCCCTACCAGCCTGCAATGGTATAACCAGACCGGCATTGTCAGCGGGCAGACCTCAGCCACCCTCACGCTCAATAGTGTTAACATTAGCCAGAGTGGCAGCTACTCACTCGTCGCTACCAGTGGCTGCAACTCGCTGACCACCAATGCCTTTGCCCTGACCGTAGTTAACCCACCTTCGGCCCCGACGGTCATCACACCAGCCAATGGTGGGGTTTTCGCCGACAACACGCCCGAGTGCAGCGGAACGGCTCCAGCCAACACTACAATCTTGGTTTATATCGATAACGTCCTGAGCGGCACGACTACCGCTGGCCAGACCGGTAACTGGACCTATTCGCCGACTACGCCCCTGACCGAGGTGGTGCATACGGTTCATGCCATCGCCCAGCTCAATGGCCTCAATAGCGTCTTAAGCAACACTAACTCCTTCCGAATTGACACCACCCCTCCCGAAACCTCCTTTTCGACGACTCCTCCCCTGATTACCAATAGCACCTCGGCCGTGTTCAGATTCTCCAACTCGGAAGGCGGCTCTACTTTCCAGTTTAGTCTGGATGGGAGTGAATATGAACAGATATCCTTTAGTAACCAGCCCTATTCCAGGCTGCTCGAGGGCGAACATACCTTCCGGGTCCGGGCTGTCGATGTAGCGGGTAACGTGGACCCTACGCCAGCCACCTACACCTGGACAATCGACACCACTCCACCCAGCGTTTCGATCACCTCTTCAGCGGGGCCATCGGGTAGTAGCATCACCGGACCAGTGACGTTGACCATCGCCTTCTCGGAGGCCGTTACCGATTTTGTGCTCAGTGATATCTTTGTCGATATAGCCACCCTGGCTGACCTGATAACTATGGATAATATCACCTACACGGTGACGCTCACTCCGACCAGTGCTGGTAGGATCAATGTGGGCGTACAAGAGGAACGGGCTCAGGACGCGGCCGGCAACCCCAACTTAGCTTCCTTCGTCTACGCCCTGCAATACACGCCCGGTCCCAGCCTGAGTGGCTTTGCGCCACTGAGCGGGACCCTTTGCACGGGTAGCCCCCTGACGTTCACCGCGACTGTGGGCAACCTGACAGGGGCTTATACCTACACGCTGACCAATGGGCAGGACACGCCGACGATAGGGAGCTCGTCAACCGGTGCTTTTCAGCAGACCCTGACCGCTTCTGGTTCGGGATCACAAAGCTATACATTGACGGTAAGCGCTAATGGAGTGAATGCTTCGGCCAGCACAACCGTTCAGGTGAATCCGTTGCCCCAAGCGAATCTGCAAAACAATGGACCCATCACCTGTGCTCAGACCAGCGTGACCTTAACGGCGAATGGAGGAAGCACCTACAGCTTCAGTGGCCCTTCGGGTGTGATCGCCAGTTTGGCCAACACGGCTATCGTCAACCAACAGGGCGTTTACTCGGTAACGGTAGTCGCCAGCAGTGGCTGCTCGGCGACGGCGACGACCACGGTTAGCAGTAACACGGCGCTGGCAGCGCCAAGCCTGCAAGCCTCGGCTACCTCGACGTCTAACCAGCCCATCTCGGTCACGGCCAGTGGTTGTGGGGGTACCATCAACTGGTTCCCACAAGGCGGAGCGGGGCAGGCCACGGGCAACATCTATACCTTCAGCCAGCCCGGCAACTATACCCTGACGGCTACTTGTTCAGTAGGCAGCTGCACCAGTCCCCAAGCCAGTCCGGTAAGCTTGCAGATCCTGCCAGGTGGTTTTGCCATTACCAAAGTGACGATGGTCAACTGTACGCTCATCGATGAAGCCAAGGGTGGCTATCAGGTCCAGTTTACCCCTCAGTACACAGGGCAGAACAGTAATCCCATCAGCTTCTCGGTAGTCAATGAGATGCCCACCACGACAGCCCCGGCACCCTATTCGCTCAAGCTCTACAACGACAATCCGGTCATCACCCTGGTAGCTAATCAGGCCGGTAATCCTGAAGCGCGCTTTGCCTACAACTGGCTGGCTTCCTGCCAGACGGGCAACAACCCCAGCAGCCCGCCCACCACGAGTGGTATTCCCAACCAGACCATTCTGGTAGGACAAGCCTATCAGTTGCAACTGACCAACTACTTCTCGGACCCTGATGGTCAGTCACTGACGTTCTCGGCTACGGGCTTACCTGCGGGCTTGAGTCTCACGGGTAGTCTGATCAGTGGTACACCCTCCACTTCGGGTGTGAGCAGTGTTCAGATAACCGCTCTCGATCCGGGTGGTTTGCCCGCTCAAACCAGCTTTCAGCTGACGGTAAACCCCATGCCCAGCACACCAGCCGGTTTTACGATTGTGGGTGTATCGACGGTGAGTTGTGAGGTAGTGAGTGCAGGTCAGCGTCGGGTAACCTTTACGCCCCAATATGGCGGAGTAGACAATTCGCCCATTAGTTTTTCGGTGGTCAATGAGATGCCGGCGACCATCAATCCAGGGCCCTATAGTCTGAATCTGTATACCGACAATCCAAGCATTACCCTGAGTGCAAAACAGGGCGCTACAACGGCAACCTATCTGTATAACTGGCTGGCGGTCTGCACGGCTCCCACCCGAGTGGGGGTGGCCGAAGCCGGAGCGGGTTTACAGGTGACTGTATTGGGCAATCCGGTGGAGGGTAAATCCGTCGAGGTTGAAATTCGAGGGATAGCGGGTCAGGCCGTGCAGTTGAATCTGGTGGACATGCAGGGTAAAGTCCTGCATCAGCAGCGTCTTGAGGAAGCGGCTTCGCTGGAGCGGGTGAGTGTGCCCATTGGTACGGGTAAGGGAATAATCCTCTTGCACGTCAATACGACTACCGAGCACCAGCAAGTGAAGTTATTGAAGCCATAG
- a CDS encoding DUF4190 domain-containing protein — MKTLFLTRATSLPVRISSLYKLSVLLLALTALGSFSSCQRAPYAYFTPTPRVPHQRIAVTNPTVNPPVEPQVTASLKEDVPLTTNPIWEQPVDNTLSHPAVTAVEQTPSQGQRKQIHRNKTVPPQCDQIVLRSGDVIEAKIKEIGVNEIKYKKCDRPDGPDYTISKRDVLSIKYTNGDVERFSTNANSYNTNNSSSGGSRASYDSPTNSQNDGPKTDPFAIVAIATGGLAILTGYGAFLLGAAAIVFGALSLTRIRKEPARFKGKGLALGGMIAGIVAAGVILLYMLL; from the coding sequence ATGAAAACACTCTTTCTAACAAGGGCTACATCGCTACCAGTTAGGATTTCATCCCTGTATAAGCTAAGCGTTCTTCTACTAGCACTTACTGCACTGGGTAGCTTTTCATCCTGCCAGCGCGCTCCTTATGCCTATTTTACGCCGACTCCACGCGTACCCCATCAACGGATAGCAGTCACTAATCCCACGGTAAACCCACCTGTTGAGCCTCAGGTAACGGCTTCGTTGAAAGAAGATGTTCCTTTAACGACCAATCCCATCTGGGAACAACCAGTAGACAACACGCTTTCACATCCAGCCGTAACCGCAGTTGAGCAGACTCCCTCCCAGGGTCAACGTAAGCAGATACACCGCAACAAAACTGTACCGCCCCAGTGCGACCAGATTGTACTGCGCAGTGGCGATGTCATTGAGGCCAAGATTAAGGAAATAGGTGTCAATGAGATTAAATACAAGAAATGTGATCGGCCGGATGGTCCTGACTATACCATTTCCAAACGCGATGTGCTGAGTATAAAATATACGAATGGCGACGTCGAACGCTTCAGTACAAACGCTAATTCGTACAATACCAATAACAGTTCATCGGGAGGAAGTCGGGCCTCGTACGATAGCCCCACTAACTCTCAGAATGATGGCCCAAAAACTGATCCCTTCGCTATTGTGGCCATTGCCACCGGGGGGCTCGCCATTCTGACGGGTTATGGTGCTTTTTTGTTAGGAGCAGCAGCCATTGTGTTTGGTGCGCTCAGTTTAACGCGTATTCGAAAAGAACCAGCCCGTTTTAAAGGGAAAGGATTAGCGCTCGGCGGAATGATTGCGGGTATCGTAGCGGCCGGTGTTATCCTGCTCTACATGCTGTTATAG